In a single window of the Debaryomyces hansenii CBS767 chromosome A complete sequence genome:
- a CDS encoding DEHA2A14124p (similar to CA6025|IPF614 Candida albicans IPF614): protein MPDPNELNANQSSLSRFAFNIYGALNQAQSLEGNSSASPTPSMNPKQHNKSGTSSSNKEKLVYNCEREVSCISQFNHSLNGLVKNYEEDPLHHLIIGGKNYLKLLAMNNDQTKIVHEVDILESSKSIYSSSRTLSSNKLTSVNTIESQHDTIACELATGLISVYKVQNNGKCKLVRKYSDHIRCVNSLDFINQSNVANSSSPYQLISGSQDGTIKLWDLRSASNKPTLTISSNSHSDPVRSCQYSPHSTVRNKLTILSVHDSGALCKYDLRSPNGGYQHNINVPERKWNFHTGPALSLNIHPEKEYVITGGRDQKVCIWNYGDSPTHQNKISPDYMINTYGPVMKIRWSVYPDNIPSKTDTSSSQYQQILESKRYDDKTSSNERETISTMSSVGKNDPLFNYDFACSFLNEDPTISIYNLKRKYIPKEVISSNSNKPFQNFMWAQNISHSRRVWTISKSNQFMSYDLDTAQSDPNIIKPLDNLTSVSMAWNSGLGDFCFVNQEKDEFESISQLENDSFRSESEEYDPEFALASDGSGLASNSGMEDHPTDERSLKYRISSNSLDNSSIYNNHSKITVASIPIASNASNTPLSYQNPSFSNSVSPPFEQTTKPSLHRSATHNPMIQPPKPLSSILQNRSSVGIEALMEHGNNNSGSNSASVSGNHLRPTLNRNHSQSTQGSNVSLSSSIQGYQAPPPVSKRVISVNHPSPYIVPLSLPLPQNDEHAFEILSNNYLITVNDGLSLIDVCLYNANIAAGVNKFRDCQTWRVLAVSLEEDKFSLINYEENIRSQFEKAETAITYGSLDTYENNSNTSNSKTQLNQTNDNRSILSELDNFVGSFNSNSTSTSNYGGVHSEKDTSNNIELSNANNNGSRKASFSEIKPLSNLNSPSHLKDVLNQSRSNSNSPVISRSNSMLLKNRKTINTGSTRAENHESAIDDDDGMGNAKTCELNENDSQFGMKNSELKKHSSMSAIDSEAIDNDFPYNIESAKASPIKIGSQHKHEKNTTSGSMSPQNKDSNHRGNIINYQRRLSLDPENSRKNSRNAFNYRHTNTWDLDDENSNIIGNRAQWATNSSLSSCGVSSYQPRIGSPNYSDQLHHSYSSTHSSPRPYYNSTTPGSSRRNSHISPVHGFHNKTSYAKQSPVSQKLMRDEQSRTELKDVQEQIEDLESIEETKVTSVNFGKSELTRAITGNNTGSPNTLYKPWKTEYLLKEALEFASLQGDILLCSILTILFYDYLKVGKDSHVFSKEQSLDWLSLYVEILHRKQLFSNAMYVVNMAPKELLPDLANLASTEVNLRFFCCWCQKLLVNEKSKRKALNEDSFGYWYCDECSTKQSNCIYCDEPCKGLNIVTSLSCGHRGHFGCLREWFIDQENIVCPGGCDEQVI, encoded by the coding sequence ATGCCAGACCCTAATGAACTTAATGCAAATCAACTGAGTCTTTCAAGGTTTGCTTTTAACATATATGGGGCATTGAATCAAGCCCAATCGCTTGAAGGTAATTCATCCGCATCACCAACACCATCAATGAACCCCAAACAGCATAATAAGTCAGGAACGTCATCATCTAATAAGGAAAAATTGGTGTATAATTGTGAACGGGAAGTATCATgtatttctcaatttaaTCATTCGTTGAACGGCCTAGTAAAGAATTATGAAGAAGATCCATTGcatcatttaataatcGGTGGtaagaattatttgaagctATTAGCGATGAATAATGACCAAACAAAAATTGTCCACGAAGTTGATATATTGGAGCTGAGTAAATCTATATATTCATCTTCCAGAACTTTGTCAAGTAACAAGCTCACAAGTGTAAATACGATTGAATCGCAACACGACACCATTGCATGCGAGCTAGCGACAGGCTTAATTTCAGTATACAAAGTTCAAAATAATGGGAAGTGTAAATTAGTCAGGAAATATTCTGATCATATAAGATGTGTCAATTCTTTGgatttcattaatcaaCTGAATGTTGCGAATTCTTCTCTGCCATATCAATTGATATCTGGTTCGCAAGACGGTACTATAAAGCTATGGGACTTGAGATCTGCGTCTAATAAACCTACACTTACAATATCTTCGAATTCGCATTCTGATCCTGTTAGATCGTGTCAATACTCACCCCATTCTACTGTTCGGAACAAGCTTACAATATTATCGGTCCATGATTCAGGTGCGCTTTGTAAATACGACTTGCGATCTCCCAACGGTGGATATCAACATAATATTAATGTACCGGAACGTAAATGGAATTTTCATACTGGTCCAGCTTTATCTTTAAATATACATCCTGAAAAGGAATATGTCATAACTGGAGGAAGAGATCAAAAGGTTTGTATTTGGAATTATGGTGATTCTCCTACCCATCAAAATAAGATAAGCCCTGACTATATGATTAATACGTATGGGCcagtaatgaaaataaggTGGTCAGTTTATCCAGATAATATACCAAGTAAAACAGATACTTCATCAAGccaatatcaacaaataCTCGAATCAAAAAgatatgatgataaaacTAGTTCTAATGAAAGAGAAACTATTTCAACAATGTCCTCGGTGGGTAAAAATGATCCATTATTCAATTACGATTTTGCATGCCTGTTTCTTAACGAAGACCCAACCATTTCCATCtataatttaaaaagaaaatacatTCCGAAAGAAGTTATATCCAGCAATTCTAATAAGCCCTTCCAGAATTTTATGTGGGCACAGAATATTTCACATTCCCGAAGGGTTTGGactatttcaaaatcaaaccaATTCATGTCTTATGATTTAGATACCGCCCAGTCTGACCCTAATATCATTAAACCATTGGATAATTTAACTAGTGTCTCGATGGCTTGGAACAGTGGGCTTGGTGATTTTTGTTTTGTGAACCAAGAAAAAGACGAGTTTGAAAGTATCTCCCAACTagaaaatgattcatttAGATCTGAGAGTGAAGAATATGACCCAGAATTTGCGTTAGCACTGGACGGAAGTGGTCTTGCATCGAACAGCGGAATGGAAGATCATCCAACAGATGAACGTTCGTTAAAATATCGTATATCTTCCAATTCCTTGGATAACTCTTCGATTTATAACAACCATTCGAAGATCACTGTTGCATCGATACCTATAGCATCAAACGCATCTAATACACCGCTATCATATCAGAAtccttcattttcaaactcCGTATCGCCACCATTTGAACAAACCACAAAACCACTGCTTCATAGATCTGCAACACACAACCCAATGATACAACCGCCAAAGCCCCTATCGTctattcttcaaaatagaaGTTCTGTAGGAATAGAAGCTTTGATGGAACATGGAAACAATAATTCAGGAAGCAATAGTGCCAGTGTATCAGGAAATCATTTAAGGCCTACCTTAAATAGAAATCATTCTCAGTCAACGCAGGGGTCTAATGTATCATTAAGTTCATCAATACAAGGGTATCAAGCACCACCACCAGTTTCCAAACGAGTTATTTCTGTTAATCACCCTTCACCTTATATTGTCCCATTATCACTACCCTTGCCTCAAAATGACGAGCAtgcatttgaaattttgtcaaataattatttgatcACAGTAAATGACGGTCTTAGTTTGATCGATGTTTGTTTATATAACGCAAATATCGCGGCAGGtgtaaataaatttagaGACTGTCAGACTTGGAGAGTGTTGGCTGTGAGCttggaagaagataaattttctCTTATTAACTACGAAGAGAATATCCGATCACAGTTCGAAAAAGCAGAAACTGCCATTACATATGGCTCATTGGACACATATGAGAATAATAGCAATACTTCGAATAGTAAAACACAGTTGAACCAAACGAATGACAACAGATCAATTCTCTCTGAGTTGGATAATTTTGTAGGATCGTTCAACTCGAATTCTACACTGACATCAAATTATGGAGGGGTACACTCAGAGAAAGATacttcaaataatattgaactATCGAATGCGAATAATAATGGTTCCAGAAAGGCTTCTTTCTCAGAAATTAAGCCTTTAAGCAATCTAAACTCCCCAAGCCATCTAAAGGATGTATTAAACCAAAGTCGATCAAATAGTAATAGCCCTGTCATATCGCGATCAAATAGTATGTTATTAAAGAATAGGAAGACAATAAATACTGGATCAACAAGGGCAGAAAACCACGAAAGTgcaattgatgatgatgatggaATGGGTAACGCTAAGACTTGCGAgttaaatgaaaatgattccCAGTTTGGCATGAAGAATTCtgaattaaagaaacatTCATCGATGTCTGCAATTGATTCAGAAGCTATTGACAACGATTTTCCGTACAATATTGAGAGCGCAAAAGCTTCTCCGATTAAAATTGGCCTGCAACATAAGCATGAGAAAAATACGACTTCTGGGCTGATGAGCCCTCAAAATAAGGATAGTAATCATCGtggaaatattatcaattatcaGAGAAGACTATCGCTTGATCCAGAAAATTCTAGAAAGAATTCTAGAAATGCATTTAACTATAGACATACCAACACATGGGATTTGGATGACGAGAACTCTAATATAATAGGTAATAGAGCGCAGTGGGCAACCAACAGCTCATTATCTTCCTGTGGTGTATCTTCTTACCAACCACGAATTGGCAGCCCAAATTACTCTGATCAGCTACATCATTCATATAGCTCTACGCATTCATCACCACGACCATATTACAATTCAACTACTCCTGGATcatcaagaagaaattctCATATTTCACCAGTTCATGGATTCCATAATAAAACGTCCTATGCAAAGCAATCACCTGTTTctcaaaaattaatgagaGACGAGCAATCACGTACAGAGTTAAAAGATGTACAAGAGCAGATAGAAGACCTTGAATCGATTGAAGAAACGAAAGTGACATCGGTTAATTTCGGTAAATCAGAATTGACAAGAGCCATCACTGGAAATAATACAGGGTCACCTAATACCTTATATAAACCATGGAAGACTgagtatttattaaaagaaGCTTTGGAATTTGCATCTCTACAAGGCGATATACTATTATGTTCAATCttaacaatattattttacGACTACTTGAAAGTTGGAAAAGACTCACATGTTTTCTCGAAAGAACAAAGCTTAGACTGGTTGTCATTGTACGTTGAGATACTCCATAGAAAACAGCTATTTTCTAACGCAATGTATGTTGTTAATATGGCACCTAAGGAATTACTACCTGATTTAGCAAATCTTGCAAGTACTGAAGTAAATTTAAGGTTTTTCTGTTGTTGGTGCCAGAAACTATTAGTTAATGAAAAGTCAAAACGAAAAGCACTTAACGAGGATAGTTTTGGTTACTGGTATTGTGACGAATGCTCAACAAAACAACTgaattgtatatattgCGATGAACCTTGCAAAGGTTTAAACATTGTTACCAGTTTAAGTTGCGGTCATAGGGGTCACTTTGGATGCTTACGAGAATGGTTCATAGACCAAGAGAATATTGTATGTCCTGGTGGGTGTGATGAACAGGTTATTTAA
- a CDS encoding DEHA2A14146p (similar to uniprot|P42840 Saccharomyces cerevisiae YNL320W), which yields MSYMAQIVLSIGVSLFVGLYSYQSSLIYPASLNDGHGYCATPDEYGMPGYELVNLKTEDGENLQCYSLKQNKESPTYSNKTIVVLSPNAGNIGHALPIVSMFYSNFGYNVFIYSYRGYGKSTGKPSEKGLKLDAQRIMQYLTIEDEQYQQSSIVLYGRSLGGAVGIYIASTMAPHIKGIILENTFLSIRKTVPHIFPMLRYLAVLIHQVWDSEKLVSTIPSNIPLLMLSARKDEIVPPEHMDRIFSLSKSDDKIMYKFENSSHNDTVIQSGYWEKIHDFVDNKVNTVSH from the coding sequence ATGTCATATATGGCTCAAATAGTATTATCAATAGGTGTGAGTTTGTTTGTAGGATTATATTCTTATCAATCCAGCTTAATATATCCTGCATCGTTGAATGATGGGCATGGATATTGTGCAACTCCAGATGAATATGGAATGCCAGGTTATGAATTAGTGAACTTAAAAACAGAAGATGGGGAAAATTTACAATGTTACCTGTTAAAGCAGAATAAGGAATCACCCACTTATAGTAACAAGACGATAGTAGTACTTTCGCCAAATGCTGGTAATATTGGGCATGCATTGCCAATTGTATCGAtgttttattcaaatttcgGATATAACGTGTTCATATATTCTTATCGTGGATATGGCAAATCTACAGGCAAGCCATCAGAGAAGGGACTAAAGCTTGATGCGCAAAGAATAATGCAATATTTGACAATAGAAGATGAACAGTATCAACAATCTTCTATAGTATTGTACGGAAGATCGCTAGGAGGTGCCGTTGGTATTTATATCGCTTCTACAATGGCTCCACATATCAAGGGTATTATATTGGAAAACACgtttttatcaattagGAAAACTGTTCCTCATATTTTTCCGATGCTTAGATATCTTGCTGTGTTGATTCATCAAGTTTGGGATCTGGAAAAATTAGTCAGTACAATTCCTTCCAACATACCTCTCTTAATGCTAAGTGCAAGAAAGGATGAAATTGTTCCGCCAGAGCATATGGATCggattttttcattatcaaaaagtgatgataaaataatGTACAAGTTTGAAAATTCGCTGCATAATGATACGGTTATTCAGTCTGGGTATTGGGAGAAGATTCATGACTTCGTCGATAACAAAGTAAACACTGTTTCCCATTAG
- a CDS encoding DEHA2A14168p (similar to uniprot|P07260 Saccharomyces cerevisiae YOL139C CDC33 Cytoplasmic mRNA cap binding protein): protein MKVFTNKIAKMSEELSKQTEELSLENKDTVLSNKEEFTAKHPLNNKWTLWYTKPQVNKSENWHDLLKPVITFSSVEEFWGIYNSIPQANQLPMKSDYHLFKEGIKPEWEDEQNSKGGKWQFAFNNRRDVGSIINDLWLRGLLSVIGETIEDDEDEVNGIVLNIRKQVIRIGLWTKDCDETKLRTVGERLKKILKLSEEQKLDFMSHEDSGKKGAEPLISL, encoded by the coding sequence ATGAAAGTTTTTACTAACAAAATAGCTAAGATGTCTGAAGAATTATCTAAGCAAACTGAAGAATTGTCTTTAGAAAACAAGGATACTGTTTTATCGAATAAGGAAGAATTTACTGCCAAGCATCCATTAAATAACAAATGGACTTTATGGTACACCAAGCCACAAGTAAATAAATCGGAAAACTGgcatgatttattaaaaccAGTCATCACATTCTCTTCTGTCGAAGAATTCTGGGGCATCTACAATTCGATTCCTCAAGCAAACCAATTACCAATGAAATCAGATTATCatttatttaaagaagGAATTAAGCCGGAATGGGAAGATGAACAAAACTCCAAAGGTGGTAAATGGCAATTTGCCTTCAACAATAGACGTGATGTTGGATCAATCATCAACGATTTGTGGTTACGTGGTCTTTTGTCTGTCATTGGTGAAACTAtcgaagatgatgaagatgaagttaaCGGTATTGTTTTAAACATTAGAAAGCAAGTCATTAGAATTGGTCTCTGGACAAAGGATTGTGATGAAACTAAATTAAGAACCGTAGGTGAAAGATTAAAGAAGATCTTGAAATTATCCGAAGAACAAAAACTTGATTTTATGTCACACGAAGACTCTGGTAAAAAGGGAGCTGAAcctttaatttcattataa
- a CDS encoding DEHA2A14190p (similar to uniprot|P28874 Candida albicans KRE1 protein involved in cell wall 1 6-beta -glucan assembly): MRFFKYLFGFISMLTLIVAADKTTTKASSTTIWITTTVKGEKTTMQTPYEQSFKTTYSTAADEGDVKSGGIGLGSVSGNVGDVRSYEHTTVGQTNGAVGVFKSENLYSGIAGVSFLLLGALL; this comes from the coding sequence ATGAGATTTTTTAAGTACCTTTTTGGCTTCATATCCATGTTGACTTTAATAGTAGCAGCAGATAAAACTACTACCAAAGCATCATCTACTACCATCTGGATTACTACCACGGTTAAAGGTGAAAAAACTACTATGCAAACACCGTATGAGCAATCATTTAAGACAACATATTCCACAGCAGCAGACGAAGGGGATGTCAAATCGGGTGGTATTGGGCTTGGTTCTGTTAGTGGGAATGTTGGAGATGTGAGAAGCTATGAGCATACAACAGTGGGGCAAACGAACGGTGCTGTTGGCGTTTTTAAATCggaaaatttatattcagGAATAGCTGGTGTCTCCTTTTTGCTTTTAGGGGCTTTGCTTTGA